One part of the Janthinobacterium sp. 17J80-10 genome encodes these proteins:
- a CDS encoding sigma-54 dependent transcriptional regulator, translated as MPHVLAFENESELPPISESVRLKPDIAMLYVGRFGSMLGTAPAMQKFYHHVARVAPTDATVLLLGESGTGKELAAQTIHTLSLRQNAPFLPVNCGAISPQLIESEIFGHEKGSFTGAERQHKGYFERANGGTLFLDEITEMPPELQVKLLRVLESGSFMRIGSNLEIDSDVRIIAASNRDPEQAVSEGKLRLDLYHRLNVFPLYLPPLRERTEDMELLVQHFLDELNLTYGTTKVMAPEALANLVTRSWPGNVRELRNHIQRAYILADQLIGVAALSPDMSDHVSNADLTLAIPVGTSLAEVDKKIIFATLQLCDGVKKHAAAVLGISLKTLYNRLQEYGLAEQLPDAEDERMLRAVDEKNVPGFTG; from the coding sequence ATGCCACACGTACTAGCCTTCGAAAATGAAAGTGAGCTACCCCCGATTTCGGAAAGCGTCAGGCTGAAGCCTGACATTGCAATGCTGTACGTAGGACGGTTTGGCAGCATGCTGGGCACTGCGCCGGCCATGCAAAAGTTTTACCATCATGTTGCACGTGTTGCCCCGACGGACGCCACGGTGTTGCTTTTGGGTGAAAGTGGTACCGGCAAGGAACTAGCTGCACAGACGATCCATACATTGAGCTTGCGGCAGAACGCGCCATTTTTGCCAGTGAATTGTGGTGCCATTTCACCGCAACTGATTGAAAGCGAGATTTTTGGTCACGAGAAGGGTAGCTTCACTGGCGCTGAACGGCAACATAAAGGGTACTTCGAGCGCGCTAACGGCGGGACTTTATTTCTCGATGAAATTACCGAAATGCCGCCGGAATTGCAGGTCAAGCTGTTACGGGTTCTGGAGAGCGGCTCTTTCATGCGCATCGGGAGCAACCTGGAAATTGATTCGGATGTCCGCATCATTGCTGCAAGTAATCGTGATCCAGAGCAGGCCGTTTCTGAAGGGAAACTGCGTCTAGACTTGTACCATCGTTTGAACGTGTTTCCCCTTTATCTTCCGCCATTGCGCGAACGTACCGAAGACATGGAGCTGTTGGTACAACATTTTCTGGATGAACTCAATCTAACGTATGGCACCACCAAGGTGATGGCACCGGAAGCCTTGGCCAACCTGGTTACGCGCAGCTGGCCAGGGAATGTGCGTGAATTGCGCAATCATATTCAGCGGGCCTACATTTTGGCCGACCAACTTATCGGGGTCGCCGCTCTTTCACCTGATATGTCGGACCACGTGTCCAATGCTGATCTGACTTTAGCCATTCCAGTGGGAACGTCATTAGCAGAGGTCGACAAAAAAATAATTTTTGCGACCTTGCAGTTGTGCGATGGGGTCAAGAAACATGCAGCAGCAGTTCTGGGCATTAGCTTGAAGACGCTCTATAACCGGCTGCAAGAATATGGTTTGGCAGAACAACTACCGGACGCGGAAGACGAAAGGATGCTGAGGGCGGTCGACGAAAAAAACGTACCTGGTTTTACAGGGTGA
- the cls gene encoding cardiolipin synthase encodes MISSISGCATLPDIHQLNHAGNGNGNGNGAFAVAGSAGLLSPQKSAEILRRLQQEGKTDLLERHLAFMQEIHSKPLMVGNATRLLVDGASTYHAMFQEIRSAQDHINLETYIYDEEGIGERLGKLLVEKQAQGVQVNLMYDSIGSLSTRKEFFEELREQGINVCEFNPVNPLRGKIFSLNNRDHRKILVVDGKVGYTGGINISSVYSRSSTVRAKRTGTPHPWRDTQIEVRGPAAKEFQELFLDSWQRQQCPELARKNYYPAVAPQGITVVRTLGSSPRDEVNLIYIELLSAILHASKSIHMTMAYFVPDPQTVDALKNAAQRGVTVSLVLPSVSDVWSTLYAARSYYTELLQAGVMIYERKGALLHAKTVVIDGVWSTVGSSNIDFRSFLHNDEVNTIVLGKTFGDEMERAFAADLSASEKVDPARWEERSMVNRIRENLARMWAYFL; translated from the coding sequence TTGATTTCGAGTATTTCAGGCTGCGCAACGCTCCCCGATATCCATCAGTTGAACCATGCCGGCAACGGCAACGGCAACGGCAACGGCGCCTTCGCCGTTGCCGGCTCCGCCGGTTTGCTGTCACCGCAAAAAAGTGCGGAGATTCTGCGACGCCTGCAACAAGAAGGAAAGACGGATCTTCTCGAACGACATCTTGCGTTCATGCAAGAAATTCATTCCAAGCCATTGATGGTAGGAAATGCCACACGCCTCCTGGTCGATGGTGCGTCAACTTATCACGCCATGTTCCAGGAAATCCGGTCGGCGCAAGACCACATCAACCTGGAAACTTATATTTATGACGAGGAAGGAATCGGTGAGAGGCTGGGGAAATTACTTGTAGAAAAACAGGCGCAAGGTGTCCAGGTCAATCTCATGTATGACAGCATAGGCAGCCTGTCAACAAGGAAGGAATTTTTTGAGGAACTTCGTGAGCAGGGGATTAATGTCTGTGAATTCAATCCGGTAAATCCTTTGCGGGGAAAAATATTCTCGCTGAATAACCGCGATCACCGAAAAATTTTGGTGGTCGACGGGAAAGTGGGATATACCGGCGGCATCAATATCAGTAGCGTTTATTCTCGCAGCTCGACCGTCCGAGCAAAACGCACGGGCACACCGCATCCGTGGCGGGATACGCAGATCGAAGTGCGAGGGCCGGCAGCAAAGGAATTCCAGGAACTGTTTCTCGATAGCTGGCAACGCCAGCAGTGTCCTGAGCTCGCGAGAAAAAATTATTATCCTGCGGTTGCCCCGCAGGGAATCACCGTGGTACGCACGCTCGGCAGCAGTCCCCGCGACGAAGTGAATCTGATCTATATCGAGCTTTTGTCAGCGATACTCCATGCCAGCAAAAGTATCCACATGACCATGGCTTACTTTGTGCCGGACCCGCAAACGGTAGATGCATTGAAAAACGCGGCCCAGCGCGGCGTCACGGTAAGTCTGGTCCTGCCGAGCGTCAGTGATGTCTGGAGCACCTTGTATGCAGCGCGCTCGTATTACACGGAGTTGCTCCAGGCTGGCGTCATGATCTACGAACGCAAGGGCGCGCTTTTGCATGCCAAGACGGTTGTCATCGATGGTGTCTGGTCCACTGTAGGGTCAAGCAATATCGATTTCCGAAGTTTCCTGCACAACGATGAAGTCAATACCATTGTCTTGGGAAAGACATTCGGTGACGAAATGGAGCGGGCCTTCGCAGCGGATCTCTCGGCATCCGAGAAAGTGGATCCAGCGCGCTGGGAAGAGCGGAGTATGGTTAACCGGATCCGCGAAAATCTGGCACGCATGTGGGCGTATTTTCTTTAG
- a CDS encoding PIG-L family deacetylase yields the protein MQLDIASQSRFHFPRSIVDWNAALNLLTHDRYARLLRWLAAKGEPAPGRDAMESVSELGKLLIISPHGDDAIFACGEVMASRRGLILVSLFAGLPSPALPLTDWDAAGGFSNTHEAVVQRREEHGRAVELLHATPILLDFLGSQYSDPPGAIGLAETIAAVLDEENPDSVMLPAGLYHADHILTHQAALMARTRDPQRQWLLYEDSFYRRMPTLLQQRLTGLVHFGIEATPVAFDTHAQAERKRHAVQCYASQLRALAAPGRPGHSDIFAPEGYWRLSAA from the coding sequence TTGCAATTGGACATTGCGTCGCAATCGCGATTTCATTTCCCGCGTTCAATTGTCGATTGGAATGCAGCCTTGAATTTATTGACGCATGATCGATATGCGCGATTACTCCGCTGGCTCGCCGCAAAGGGCGAGCCAGCGCCTGGAAGGGATGCGATGGAATCGGTATCTGAACTCGGCAAACTGCTGATAATTTCCCCGCATGGCGATGACGCCATATTTGCATGCGGCGAGGTAATGGCCAGTCGGCGTGGCCTTATCCTCGTATCGCTTTTTGCAGGTCTCCCGTCACCTGCATTGCCGCTGACGGACTGGGACGCAGCAGGCGGGTTTTCCAATACACACGAGGCTGTTGTCCAGCGGCGCGAAGAACACGGGCGTGCCGTCGAGCTCTTGCATGCCACGCCGATATTGCTCGACTTCCTGGGCAGTCAATATAGCGACCCTCCAGGCGCAATCGGGCTGGCCGAGACAATTGCCGCAGTGCTTGACGAGGAGAATCCTGATAGCGTCATGCTGCCTGCGGGGCTATATCATGCGGATCATATCCTTACGCATCAGGCCGCGTTGATGGCACGAACACGCGATCCCCAGCGCCAGTGGCTGCTTTATGAAGACAGCTTTTATCGACGCATGCCGACGCTCCTGCAGCAGCGCCTGACCGGGCTGGTTCATTTTGGTATCGAAGCCACGCCTGTCGCCTTCGATACTCACGCCCAGGCTGAACGCAAGCGGCACGCGGTGCAATGCTATGCCAGCCAATTGCGTGCGCTTGCCGCACCTGGGCGTCCGGGACACAGTGACATCTTTGCGCCAGAGGGGTATTGGCGCCTAAGCGCTGCTTGA
- a CDS encoding hemerythrin domain-containing protein, translated as MTRKSTEAPHEKNAIELLKSDHEQVLQLFAKFEKVKDKEDETKRELVEHACSQLTIHAQIEEELFYPALRDVLDERDFLDEALVEHDMAKQLIADLESMEPDEDLYDAKFTVLGEYVKHHIEEEEKEIFAKAKKAGLDMDALGADMRDRKHELMKELGLDIDEEEAQISGVLQSKTKAGKKPARHPRA; from the coding sequence ATGACCAGGAAAAGCACGGAAGCGCCACATGAAAAAAATGCGATTGAGCTTTTAAAGTCGGATCACGAACAGGTATTGCAACTGTTTGCCAAGTTCGAAAAAGTAAAAGACAAGGAAGATGAAACCAAGCGAGAGCTGGTTGAACACGCATGTTCGCAATTGACGATTCACGCCCAGATCGAAGAAGAACTTTTCTATCCCGCTTTACGCGATGTCCTCGATGAACGAGATTTTCTCGATGAAGCCTTGGTAGAGCACGACATGGCCAAGCAACTGATCGCAGATCTTGAGTCCATGGAACCGGACGAAGATTTATATGATGCAAAATTCACCGTACTGGGTGAATACGTAAAGCATCATATCGAAGAAGAGGAGAAGGAAATTTTTGCCAAGGCCAAAAAAGCAGGGCTGGACATGGATGCTTTAGGGGCGGACATGCGGGATCGCAAACACGAACTCATGAAAGAACTGGGCCTGGATATCGACGAAGAGGAAGCGCAGATCAGCGGAGTCCTCCAGAGCAAAACAAAGGCCGGAAAAAAGCCGGCGCGCCATCCACGTGCCTGA
- a CDS encoding DUF4197 domain-containing protein, with protein sequence MSRFFTFKTATLPMLCMTASLAFAVSLSDLSNQEASSGLKAALEKGSVAAVAKLGVTDGFLGNDKVKIQLPGVLEQARPLLKMSGRGQQLDDLVVSMNRAAEAAVPLAKPLLVNAVKSMSVTDAKNILSGGETSVTDFFREKTSGPLAVKFLPIVKGITDRSGLSAQYNATMAQASKFKLVNEQQSTVEGYVSQRALDGLYYMIGEEEKAIRRDPVGSGSKIIGKVFGSLK encoded by the coding sequence ATGTCCCGCTTCTTTACCTTCAAGACGGCAACGCTGCCGATGCTCTGCATGACGGCATCGCTCGCCTTTGCCGTTTCCCTGTCGGACCTGTCGAACCAGGAAGCCAGCAGCGGCCTGAAGGCGGCGTTGGAGAAAGGCTCGGTGGCGGCCGTGGCGAAGCTGGGCGTCACCGATGGGTTCCTGGGCAATGACAAGGTCAAGATCCAGTTGCCCGGCGTGCTGGAGCAGGCCCGTCCTCTCCTGAAGATGAGCGGGCGCGGCCAGCAGCTGGACGACCTGGTGGTGTCGATGAACCGCGCAGCCGAGGCTGCCGTGCCTCTGGCCAAGCCACTGCTGGTCAACGCCGTGAAATCGATGTCGGTGACGGATGCCAAGAATATCCTGTCAGGTGGCGAGACCTCGGTCACCGATTTCTTCCGCGAAAAAACTTCGGGGCCGCTGGCCGTCAAGTTCCTGCCGATCGTCAAGGGCATCACCGACCGTTCCGGCCTTTCCGCCCAATACAATGCGACCATGGCCCAGGCTTCCAAATTCAAGCTGGTCAATGAGCAGCAATCCACGGTGGAAGGTTACGTCAGTCAGCGAGCGCTCGACGGCCTGTATTACATGATCGGCGAAGAAGAAAAAGCCATCCGCCGCGATCCGGTCGGTTCCGGCAGCAAGATCATCGGCAAGGTGTTCGGCAGCCTGAAATAG
- a CDS encoding aspartate aminotransferase family protein: protein MSKSSDTLDTSHFWMPFTANRQFKNKPRMLVAASGMYYYSDDNRQILDGTAGLWCVNAGHCHPKITEAIQRQAGAMDYAPAFQMGHPLVFEAASALAGIAPAGLNRVFFSNDGSEAVDTALKIALAYHRVRGDGLRHRLIGRERGYHGVGFGGISVGGIAGNRKHFGPALPAVDHLRHPLDIARNAFTRGLPQEGAELADELEQRLLSLHDPATVAAVIVEPIQGSTGVILPPAGYLQKLRAICDKYGILLIFDEVITGFGRLGTRFGADYFGVVPDMLVCAKGLTNAAVPMGAVLVRQDIHDAFMAAAPENAIEFFHGYTYTGHPLAAAAAIAAIDVYTSEGLFEQAAASAPFFEQAAHSLKGLPHVKDIRNLGLVCGIELESIPGKPGARAFDVFLKCFWEKNLLIRTTGDIIALSPPLIVNHPQIEQLFGKIAEVLRDL, encoded by the coding sequence ATGTCAAAGTCCTCCGATACGCTCGATACCAGCCACTTCTGGATGCCCTTTACGGCCAACCGGCAATTCAAGAACAAGCCGCGCATGCTCGTAGCTGCGTCCGGCATGTATTACTACAGCGACGACAACCGCCAGATCCTCGATGGCACCGCTGGCCTGTGGTGCGTCAACGCAGGCCACTGCCACCCAAAAATCACCGAAGCGATCCAGCGCCAGGCCGGCGCCATGGATTATGCCCCGGCGTTCCAGATGGGGCATCCGCTCGTTTTTGAAGCGGCAAGCGCCCTGGCTGGCATCGCGCCGGCCGGCCTGAACCGCGTATTTTTCAGCAACGACGGCTCCGAAGCTGTCGATACCGCCCTGAAGATCGCGCTGGCATACCACCGGGTGCGCGGCGACGGCCTGCGCCACCGCCTGATCGGCCGCGAGCGCGGTTACCACGGCGTCGGCTTCGGCGGCATCTCCGTCGGCGGCATCGCCGGCAACCGCAAGCATTTCGGCCCCGCCCTGCCGGCGGTCGATCACCTGCGCCATCCGCTGGACATCGCGCGCAATGCGTTCACCCGCGGCCTGCCGCAGGAAGGCGCGGAGCTGGCAGACGAACTGGAACAGCGCCTGCTCTCCCTGCACGACCCGGCCACGGTGGCCGCCGTCATCGTCGAACCGATCCAGGGCTCAACCGGCGTGATCCTGCCTCCTGCCGGCTACCTGCAAAAGCTGCGCGCCATTTGCGACAAGTACGGCATCCTGCTGATCTTCGACGAGGTGATTACCGGATTCGGCCGCCTTGGCACCAGGTTCGGCGCCGACTATTTCGGCGTGGTGCCCGACATGCTGGTGTGCGCGAAAGGCTTGACCAATGCCGCCGTGCCGATGGGCGCGGTACTGGTGCGCCAGGACATCCACGATGCCTTCATGGCAGCCGCGCCGGAGAATGCCATTGAATTCTTCCACGGCTATACCTACACGGGTCATCCGCTAGCTGCCGCCGCGGCGATCGCCGCCATCGACGTCTACACCAGCGAAGGGCTGTTCGAGCAGGCCGCCGCCTCCGCGCCCTTTTTCGAACAGGCAGCCCACAGTCTCAAGGGCCTGCCGCATGTAAAGGATATCCGCAATCTCGGCCTGGTTTGCGGCATTGAACTGGAAAGCATTCCTGGCAAGCCGGGTGCGCGGGCGTTCGATGTCTTCCTGAAGTGTTTCTGGGAGAAAAACCTCTTGATCCGCACGACGGGCGACATCATTGCCTTGTCGCCGCCGCTGATCGTCAACCACCCGCAGATCGAACAGCTGTTTGGCAAAATAGCGGAAGTCTTGCGGGACCTGTAG
- the dusA gene encoding tRNA dihydrouridine(20/20a) synthase DusA has translation MNKTLPPRRLSVAPMMDWTDRHCRVFHRHITRHTWLYTEMVTTGALIYGDVARHLNFNEEEHPVALQLGGSEPDDLAKCAKLGEQWGYDEVNLNCGCPSERVQKGAFGACLMNEAALVADCVKAMRDAVSIDVTVKHRIGIDDVASYDFVRDFVGTVADAGCHTFIVHARNAILKGLSPKENREIPPLKYEYTYRIKQDFPDLEIIINGGIKTLAEIDRHLLNVDGVMLGREAYHNPYVMAEFDARYYGDAAPPKSRADIVQAMLPYIRQQLARYGDNGKGLRMNSITRHMLGLTTGMPGARHFRQTLSDARRLAAGDPQLLVDALERMPPLAA, from the coding sequence ATGAACAAGACCCTCCCGCCCCGCCGCCTGTCGGTCGCGCCCATGATGGACTGGACGGACCGCCATTGCCGCGTATTCCATCGTCACATTACCCGCCATACCTGGCTATATACCGAAATGGTGACGACCGGGGCGCTGATTTACGGCGATGTCGCGCGTCACCTGAATTTCAACGAGGAAGAACATCCGGTGGCATTGCAGTTGGGCGGCAGCGAGCCGGACGACCTGGCAAAATGCGCAAAGCTGGGAGAGCAGTGGGGCTACGACGAAGTCAACCTGAATTGCGGCTGCCCCTCTGAGCGCGTACAAAAGGGGGCGTTCGGCGCATGCCTCATGAATGAGGCGGCACTGGTGGCCGATTGTGTCAAGGCCATGCGCGACGCGGTGTCGATCGATGTCACCGTCAAGCACCGCATCGGCATCGATGATGTGGCGTCATATGACTTCGTGCGCGATTTTGTCGGCACGGTAGCCGACGCCGGTTGCCACACTTTCATCGTCCATGCGCGCAACGCGATCCTGAAAGGCTTGAGCCCCAAGGAGAATCGCGAGATTCCGCCTTTGAAGTACGAATATACTTACCGCATCAAGCAGGATTTCCCGGACCTGGAAATCATCATCAACGGCGGCATCAAGACGCTGGCGGAAATCGACCGCCACTTGCTCAATGTCGATGGCGTCATGCTGGGGCGCGAGGCCTACCACAACCCTTACGTGATGGCGGAGTTCGATGCCCGCTATTACGGCGATGCGGCCCCGCCCAAGTCGCGCGCCGACATTGTGCAAGCGATGCTGCCCTACATCCGCCAGCAATTGGCGCGCTACGGCGACAATGGCAAGGGATTGCGGATGAACAGCATTACCCGCCACATGCTCGGCCTGACGACCGGCATGCCGGGTGCACGGCATTTCCGCCAGACTTTGTCCGATGCGCGCCGCCTGGCGGCGGGAGATCCGCAATTGCTGGTCGACGCGCTGGAGCGCATGCCCCCGCTTGCTGCCTGA
- a CDS encoding BON domain-containing protein, which translates to MNKISYFTKTLLLVFALGAAMTGCDRRAADQTGTQSSGATSSPRSESMSSGARSSGASTSGSAERAIDDSVITTKAKSALLADTTVKGTDINVETNRGIVSLSGMVDNDRQRDRAASIVRGIDGVKSVENKMTVKH; encoded by the coding sequence ATGAACAAGATTTCCTATTTCACAAAAACTTTATTGTTGGTCTTTGCTTTGGGAGCAGCAATGACCGGGTGTGACCGTCGTGCCGCTGATCAGACCGGGACGCAGTCCTCCGGTGCAACGTCATCGCCACGATCGGAATCCATGTCCTCGGGAGCGCGATCATCCGGGGCAAGTACAAGTGGTTCGGCAGAAAGAGCGATTGATGATTCCGTCATCACTACCAAAGCCAAGTCGGCATTACTGGCAGATACGACAGTCAAGGGCACTGATATCAACGTTGAAACCAATCGCGGCATCGTTTCGCTCAGCGGCATGGTTGACAATGACCGGCAGCGTGATCGTGCTGCAAGCATTGTGCGCGGTATCGATGGCGTCAAGAGTGTGGAAAATAAAATGACTGTAAAGCATTAA